In Punica granatum isolate Tunisia-2019 unplaced genomic scaffold, ASM765513v2 Contig00336, whole genome shotgun sequence, a single genomic region encodes these proteins:
- the LOC116190160 gene encoding EH domain-containing protein 1, with product MEIAPGPSGSCSKEHQQIYQEWFNLADLDGDGRITGNDAIKFFGMSNLPRQDLKQVWAIADSKRQGFLGFGEFITAMQLMSLAQAGHAITSDLLSSGIDLENVNPPAMDGLDALLAKKRRSQKTNEPDTNGSSHLQQLPSASWFSSKSSKKVPLSSVTSIIDGLKRLYIQKLKPLEVTYRFNDFVSPLLTNSDFDAKPMVMLLGQYSTGKTTFIKHLLKSSYPGAHIGPEPTTDRFVVVMSGTDERSIPGNTVAVQADMPFSGLTTFGTAFLSKFQCSQMPHPLLEHITFVDTPGVLSGEKQRTQRAYDFTGVTSWFAAKCDLILLLFDPHKLDVSDEFKRVISSLRGHDDKIRVVLNKADQVDTQQLMRVYGALMWSLGKVLNTPEVMRVYIGSFNDKPVNEAATGPLGRELFEKEQDDLLADLKDIPKKACDRRINEFVKRARAAKIHAYIISHLKKEMPAMIGKAKTQQRLIDNLEDEFGKVQREFHLPPGDFPNVEHFREILNGYSIDKFEKLKPKMIQAVDDMLGYDIPDLLKHFRNPYE from the exons ATGGCGATGGCCGCATTACTGGAAATGACGCGATAAAGTTCTTTGGCATGTCGAATTTGCCTCGGCAAGATCTCAAGCag GTATGGGCAATTGCAGATTCTAAGAGACAAGGATTTCTTGGCTTTGGGGAGTTCATCACGGCAATGCAG TTGATGTCTCTTGCACAAGCTGGACATGCAATAACTTCAGATCTTTTGAGCAGTGGAA ttgacttggaaaatgtgaaCCCTCCTGCAATGGATGGACTTGATGCTTTACTAGCA AAAAAAAGGCGTTCACAAAAAACAAATGAGCCTGATACCAATG GCAGTTCTCACCTCCAACAGTTACCTTCAGCTAGTTGGTTTTCATCAAAGTCATCTAAAAAG GTGCCTCTTTCATCTGTGACATCAATTATTGATGGCCTGAAGAGACTGTACATCCAGAAGCTGAAGCCGCTAGAAGTTACTTATCGCTTCAATGATTTTGTTTCCCCGTTGTTG ACAAATAGTGACTTTGATGCAAAGCCAATGGTAATGCTTTTGGGTCAGTACTCCACTGGAAAAACAACTTTTATCAAGCATTTGCTGAAGAGTAGTTATCCAG GCGCTCATATTGGACCTGAACCTACAACAGATAGATTCGTAGTCGTAATG TCAGGCACTGATGAAAGAAGTATCCCTGGAAATACTGTTGCTGTCCAAGCAGACATGCCCTTCAGCGGTCTCACAACATTTGGAACTGCATTTTTGTCAAAATTTCAATGCTCTCAGATGCCTCATCCT CTGCTGGAGCACATTACCTTTGTGGATACTCCTGGAGTCTTATCAGGAGAAAAGCAACGGACACAGCGAGCTTATGATTTTACTGGTGTAACATCATGGTTTGCTGCAAAGTGTGACTTGATCTTACTACTATTTGATCCTCACAAACTTGATGTTAGTGATGAGTTCAAGCGTGTAATTTCTTCATTACGGGGTCATGATGACAAGATTCGCGTTGTCCTGAACAAGGCTGACCAAGTAGATACCCAGCAA CTTATGAGGGTTTATGGAGCTTTAATGTGGTCACTCGGTAAAGTCTTAAATACTCCAGAGGTTATGCGCGTCTATATCGG TTCGTTCAATGACAAGCCCGTGAATGAGGCAGCTACTGGTCCTCTTGGAAGGGAACTTTTCGAGAAAGAACaggatgatcttcttgctgaTCTAAAAGATATTCCGAAGAAGGCATGCGATCGTAGA ATAAATGAATTTGTGAAGCGGGCCAGAGCTGCTAAGATTCATGCCTACATTATCAGCCATCTGAAGAAGGAGATGCCTGCTATGATAGGCAAAGCTAAGACTCAACAGAGATTGATCGATAATTTGGAAGATGAGTTCGGCAAg GTTCAGAGAGAGTTCCATCTGCCACCAGGGGACTTCCCGAACGTGGAGCATTTCAGGGAGATCTTGAATGGGTACAGCATAGACAAGTTCGAGAAGCTCAAGCCCAAAATGATCCAGGCGGTTGACGACATGTTGGGTTATGACATTCCTGATCTCTTGAAGCATTTCAGGAATCCCTATGAGTGA